In Blastopirellula sediminis, the following proteins share a genomic window:
- a CDS encoding FAD-dependent oxidoreductase, producing MAILARSCSAILITLLGLWCIPSAATAAEKTLEADLLIVGGTESGCAAAVQAARMGIERIVLVNDIEWLGGQFSAEALGAIDENRAHDYNGEVPIPRSGLFREVIDAIERKNKELYGSARPGNTRVITTCQPKLANQIFGELLQPYEATGQIRRISNLRPKSVGVEENRVVNVLFEPTTGGSESLQVNAKLTIDASDWGDVIKLSGAAYDFGLDARAEYGEPRAQESPDPKTDVNPITWCMILVEQENEATIPEPAGYDERNFHGMWSWIDDKFNYTTRRLVDGKALTDRQQPDIILINNPPIDYPLDTLPANVAAALEKTEAGAATKPIVDLTPAQREIIFQDARLRTLQYLYYLQQKYPLFRKLALSDEFGTPDKLPPKPYVRESLRLEALHMIKEQEVLGEGSQSNYAQTMFEDGVFSWQFELDFHPTARRWMTPDGPEGPWEATFRGKRRFGVGGTGRAIFPMRSFVPVEFDGLLGAQKNLGYTSIVSSSCRLHDQSTAAGQACGAIAAVSLQQEVEPRQIWFDQQLLAKVWNGLLPEKDAAPVAIWPFGDVDPYDTGFVAIQQLAARRLLPLGPADVDFQPEAAADEKWMNDVVAKIRAKGYECAAPANSAKLTRRDAAIALWKEIASQPTPVTQRKSANDADGDGIPDARDALPFTPGENSWR from the coding sequence ATGGCGATTCTTGCGCGAAGCTGCTCCGCTATTCTGATCACACTCCTGGGACTGTGGTGCATCCCTTCAGCGGCGACCGCAGCGGAAAAGACGCTCGAGGCCGATCTCTTGATCGTCGGTGGAACGGAATCGGGGTGCGCCGCCGCAGTCCAAGCGGCTCGCATGGGGATCGAACGGATCGTGCTGGTCAACGACATCGAGTGGCTTGGTGGACAGTTCTCGGCGGAGGCGCTCGGCGCGATCGATGAAAATCGAGCTCACGACTACAACGGCGAAGTCCCGATCCCGCGATCCGGTTTGTTTCGTGAAGTGATTGACGCCATTGAACGCAAGAACAAAGAACTGTACGGATCGGCCCGCCCCGGCAACACGCGGGTCATCACGACCTGTCAACCAAAGCTCGCGAATCAGATCTTTGGAGAACTGCTGCAGCCGTACGAAGCGACGGGGCAGATTCGCCGCATTTCCAATCTACGTCCGAAGTCGGTCGGGGTAGAGGAGAATCGCGTCGTCAACGTCCTCTTTGAACCGACGACCGGCGGCAGCGAGTCGCTGCAAGTCAATGCGAAGCTGACGATCGACGCCAGCGACTGGGGAGACGTTATCAAACTGTCAGGGGCGGCGTACGACTTTGGTCTCGACGCTCGCGCTGAATATGGCGAGCCGCGCGCCCAGGAATCGCCCGATCCCAAAACCGACGTGAACCCGATCACGTGGTGCATGATTTTGGTCGAACAGGAAAACGAAGCGACCATTCCGGAACCGGCCGGCTACGACGAGCGTAATTTCCATGGCATGTGGAGCTGGATCGACGACAAGTTCAATTACACCACTCGTCGCCTAGTGGACGGCAAAGCGCTTACCGATCGTCAGCAGCCGGACATCATCCTGATCAACAATCCGCCGATTGACTATCCGCTCGATACGTTGCCGGCCAATGTGGCCGCTGCGCTCGAAAAGACCGAAGCGGGGGCGGCGACGAAACCGATCGTCGATCTCACGCCGGCTCAGCGGGAGATCATCTTTCAGGACGCGCGACTGCGGACGCTCCAGTATCTCTACTACCTTCAGCAAAAGTATCCGCTGTTCCGGAAGTTGGCCCTCAGCGACGAGTTTGGAACGCCTGACAAACTTCCGCCGAAACCGTACGTGCGCGAGAGCTTGCGACTGGAAGCGCTGCACATGATCAAAGAGCAAGAGGTTCTCGGCGAAGGCTCGCAATCGAACTACGCCCAAACGATGTTTGAAGATGGGGTTTTCTCGTGGCAATTTGAACTCGACTTCCATCCGACGGCCCGGCGCTGGATGACGCCTGACGGACCGGAAGGCCCCTGGGAAGCGACGTTCCGTGGCAAACGCCGGTTTGGGGTCGGCGGCACGGGGCGAGCGATCTTTCCCATGCGCAGCTTCGTGCCTGTTGAGTTCGACGGATTGCTCGGCGCTCAAAAGAATCTTGGCTACACCAGCATCGTCAGCTCTTCATGCCGCTTGCATGACCAGTCGACGGCAGCTGGCCAGGCCTGCGGAGCGATCGCCGCGGTCAGTTTGCAGCAAGAGGTGGAGCCGCGACAAATCTGGTTCGATCAGCAGCTGTTGGCGAAAGTCTGGAACGGCCTGCTCCCCGAGAAAGATGCGGCGCCAGTCGCGATCTGGCCGTTTGGCGACGTCGATCCTTACGACACTGGATTCGTGGCGATCCAACAATTGGCCGCTCGCCGCCTCTTGCCGCTCGGCCCCGCCGACGTTGACTTTCAACCGGAAGCAGCGGCCGACGAAAAATGGATGAACGACGTCGTCGCGAAAATTCGCGCCAAAGGTTATGAGTGCGCCGCTCCCGCCAATTCGGCCAAGCTGACGCGACGCGATGCGGCAATCGCACTTTGGAAAGAGATCGCATCGCAGCCAACGCCGGTCACGCAGCGCAAGTCCGCGAACGATGCTGACGGCGACGGGATCCCCGACGCCAGAGATGCGTTGCCGTTCACGCCAGGCGAAAACTCGTGGCGTTAA
- the guaB gene encoding IMP dehydrogenase: MDEMFAKIAITFDDVLLAPRYSDFVPSEVTTETQLTANIKLNIPLISSPMDTVTESAMAIALSKEGGLGVIHKNLSIQRQTEEVYKVKRSANGIIVDPVTMPPDAPVEEARRVMEQHNVSGMPITLADGKLVGILTRRDLRFLESNSLRIQEVMTKDNLVTATGTVTLAEAEQILTAKKVEKLLLVDDDYKLTGLITIKDIDMMNRFPQASKDSLGRLRVGAAVGVMDFERVQSLIDNSVDVLVVDSAHGHSKNVIETVREIKKNWPIDVVAGNIATSEGCADLIAAGADAVKVGIGPGSICTTRVVSGVGVPQITAIRDAASVAAKSGIPIIADGGVRFSGDICKAIASGASVVMIGGLFAGLAESPGDVILYQGRTFKVYRGMGSLGAMVKGSKERYRQGEVSEGGKLVPEGVEGRVPFKGNLSPFVYQLVGGLRAGMGYCGTRTIEELRREAKFIRVTPASVRESHPHDIAITQEAPNYSPDVHQNND; the protein is encoded by the coding sequence ATGGACGAGATGTTCGCCAAAATCGCCATCACCTTTGACGACGTTCTACTCGCGCCGCGCTACAGCGATTTTGTGCCGTCCGAAGTGACGACCGAAACGCAGCTGACCGCCAACATCAAGCTGAACATCCCGCTGATCAGCTCGCCGATGGATACGGTGACCGAAAGCGCCATGGCGATCGCCCTGTCCAAAGAGGGCGGCTTGGGGGTGATCCACAAGAACCTCTCGATCCAGCGCCAGACCGAAGAAGTCTACAAGGTGAAACGCTCGGCCAACGGCATCATCGTCGATCCGGTGACGATGCCGCCGGACGCTCCGGTCGAAGAAGCTCGCCGCGTGATGGAGCAGCACAACGTTTCGGGGATGCCGATCACGCTAGCTGACGGCAAGCTAGTGGGGATCCTGACTCGCCGCGATTTGCGGTTCCTCGAGTCGAATTCCCTTCGTATCCAAGAGGTTATGACGAAAGACAACCTTGTCACCGCCACGGGGACCGTAACGCTTGCGGAAGCTGAGCAAATTTTAACGGCTAAAAAGGTGGAGAAACTTTTACTGGTTGACGATGACTATAAACTGACCGGTCTCATCACGATCAAAGACATTGACATGATGAACCGGTTTCCTCAGGCGTCGAAAGATAGCCTGGGGCGGTTGCGAGTCGGCGCCGCGGTCGGAGTGATGGACTTTGAACGAGTCCAGAGCCTGATCGACAACAGCGTCGACGTGTTGGTCGTCGACAGCGCTCACGGCCACTCGAAGAACGTGATCGAGACGGTCCGCGAGATCAAGAAGAACTGGCCGATCGACGTGGTGGCGGGCAATATCGCCACCAGCGAAGGTTGTGCCGACTTGATCGCCGCCGGGGCCGACGCGGTCAAAGTCGGGATCGGACCTGGTTCGATCTGCACGACTCGAGTGGTGTCGGGCGTGGGGGTGCCGCAAATCACCGCCATTCGCGACGCAGCCTCGGTTGCAGCCAAGAGTGGGATTCCAATCATCGCTGACGGCGGCGTGCGGTTCTCCGGAGACATTTGCAAAGCGATCGCCTCGGGCGCCAGCGTGGTGATGATCGGCGGTTTGTTCGCCGGTTTGGCCGAAAGCCCCGGCGACGTAATCCTGTACCAAGGACGAACCTTCAAGGTTTACCGCGGCATGGGTTCGCTGGGAGCGATGGTGAAAGGCTCGAAAGAGCGTTATCGCCAGGGCGAAGTCAGCGAAGGGGGCAAACTGGTCCCCGAAGGAGTCGAAGGGCGAGTTCCCTTCAAAGGAAATTTGAGTCCGTTCGTGTATCAGCTTGTCGGCGGCTTACGTGCCGGGATGGGCTACTGCGGTACGCGGACGATTGAAGAACTACGCAGGGAAGCCAAGTTCATCCGGGTCACACCGGCCAGTGTTAGGGAAAGCCATCCGCATGACATCGCGATTACTCAGGAAGCCCCGAACTACAGCCCGGACGTTCATCAAAACAACGACTAA